CGCGCCTACGAGTGGGTGGGCGAGGGGCTGAAGCGCACCCGCCGGAGTGCCAGGGCCATGGAGGTGTCCGAGGGGCCCGTGGCGCGCACTCCTGCGCCCCAGGGCTCGCGCGAGTCCTGGGTGACGGTGCCCTGAGGCGAGGTTACTTCGAGGGCTCCTCGTCCTTGCGAGCGGGTGCTCCCGTATCGGGAGACAGCCGCGCCACCTGCTGCTGGCTCTCGGTCCAGGAGTCCTCCGCGTCGTGGGCATGCACCTCGGCGGCGGCTGCATCGTCCTGCTTGCTCGCCCAGGTGGTGTGGCCTCCGGCGTAACCCTCGAGCGGACGCGGGCCCCGCTGCGACTCGACTTCCAGGTCCTTCGCTTCCAGCTCGCGCAACCGCTCCCGCTCCTGCTCACGCTCGCGCTGGTGCATCTTGTCCAAGGGATCGTTCGCCATCTGGACTCTCCTTTGCCCGAAGGTGCGAACGGTGCTGCTCGGCGTCAGCGGGCCATGGCGGGAGGAGGGGGCCTCGTGTGTCCGGCCGCCGGGCGGGGAGACAGGAGTCTTGCGAGGGGGGAGCTTCCCCCGGAAGCTGCGCGCCATGAAGACAGTCCACCGCTCGTGTGTCGTGTTGCTGCTGTGGGGAGCGCTCCTCGCTGGATGCAGTGTCGCTCGAGTCACCGTGCCTCCGCCCACCGGGGACGAGGTGACGATTCTCGTGCCCGGCTACCGGGGCAGCTTCCTCGTCACCGAGGGCCCCGAGCCCGAGCGGGCCTGGCTCACGGTGGGACAGGCGCTCTCGCGGGGAGAGCGGACGCTCGCGCTGCCGTTTCCCGGCCAGCGCCCCGTGCCGAGCTATGGGCCGTTGCGGCCGGACGGTCCGATGACGCAGCTGTCGGCGTTCTTCATCTCGGTGGATGCGTACCGCTCGTTCATGGAGTTCGGGAGGGAGAAGCTGCCGGGCTTCGTGCCGTTCTCGTATGACTGGAGGAAGGACATCCGGGAGAGCGCGGGAGCGCTGTGCGAGCGCATCGAGCAGCTGGTGGCGGAAGGGGGAGGGAAGCGGAAGGTGAACATCGTGGCGCACAGCATGGGGGGCTGGTGACGATGCACTGCCTGCTGCACGGTGGCGCGCGAGCCGGTGAGCGCCCGTGGGTGGGAGCCGGGCACGTGAAGCGCGTGGTCATCATCGGCACGCCGTTCACGGGGGGCCCGGGGCTTTTCGACGACTTGCAGGTGGGCACGGAGACGATGCGCAACCGGGCCCTGCTCGCGCCCGAGGCGTTGTTCACCTTCGCGTCCGCCTTCCAGTTGTTGTCCACGCGCAGCGACTTCTTCGTGGATGCCGAGGGCAGGCCGGTGGAGCTGGATGCCTTTGATCCAGCCGTCTGGGTGGAGCGGGGCTGGGGGCCCTTCGCGGACGCGACGCTGCGGGAGGACGAGGCCTACCGGGCGCAGTTGGTGCGGATGCTGGACGCGCACCGGGAGCTGTACGAGGGACTCGGGCCGAGGCCGGGGCTGACGGGGGCGCCGTTCGAGACGCTGGTGGTGGTGGGGACGGGGAGGCCGACGGTGAGTGGGATGCGGATGGTGGACGGGAAGCTGGACGTGGAGCACCCGGCGCGAGCGGATGGGGATGGCTCGGTGCTGTCCGCGCGAGCGGTGCCGGTGTTGCCCATTGCCTATCAGCGCGTGGACAGCCCCGCCGAGCATGTGGCGCTCATGTCCGACCGCGAGGTGCTCCACGCCGTGGAGCGCTTCCTGCGGGGCGAGACGGTGGGAACGGTCCACCAGCCGTGAATTGACGGTCAGGAGCGGTGGCGCTCGGCGACGCGGTAGAGCTGGGTGAGGGAGGAGTCGAGGAGGGACTGGCGCGAGCGCATGTAGCGCCAGGCGCGGACGAAGGGCAGCCAGACGCGGTGGCCCACGCGGACCTGGGCCTCCTCGAGCTTCTGGCGAGGAATCCACTGGCCGCCGAGGTGGCGCACCAGCACCTGGCCCAGGTAGGCACCGATGGCGGGCACGGCATGCGCGTCGATGGGGTGGCGCTCGAAGACGGTGGGGAAGTCCTGGTGCCAGAACTGGTAGTCGACCTCGGTGAGGGACTGGGGCGTCTCGTCGAAGACGGAGGGGACGTGGGAGTGCAGCAGGGCGACGAGGTGCTCGGCGAGGTCGCCGTAATGCCCGAGAGCCCGCTGTGGGTCCGCCACGTCACAGGGCAGGGCGGCGGAGGCGGGGAGCCACTCGTCGGGCTCGGGAGGCTGGTAGAGGTTGAGCTCGGAGATGCGGCGCTGGCGCTCGTGGAGGGCGCAGTCCTCCACCACGCGGGAGAGGAGCGGGGCCACGTCCGGGTGGAAGCGGGGCTGGACGGGAGCGAGGGAGGCGCTGCGCTCGCGCAGGGTGCGCAGCAGGGTGGAGAAGTCGAGGTCTGGCCGGAGATGGGCGTGGGCACGGGCCTGGGCGAGGCGGGCCGCGTCGCTGGCGAAGTCGGCGGCGGTGGGCCAGGTGACGAGGAGGACGGAGCCATTGGGCAACTCCTCCACCCGGTGGGCTGGCGTGGACAGCATGCGCTCGCGGCCGACGGTCTCCACCAGCCTGGGCCCGAAGACGTTGAGCCAGAACACCTCGTAGATTTTGTCGAAACCGTCCCGAATGGAGGTGTCCATGTCGCGGCCGAAGAGGGGCGAGTCCGCCAGACCCCTGTCAGCCAGGCTGTGGGCTGACGCATGGGAGACCGGGTAGTGAGAGGCCCAGGTGCGCACCATCTCCACGAACTCGAGGCAGCGCTCCGCTTCCGCGAAGAAGGAGAGAGGCTGCACCTTGAGCGAGAGTCGTAATTGGGGAAGGCGCGGCGGGAAGTGGAGGTCGAGCAACATGTACAACGCGGGCCACGTCGTACGACCGAACACGACCTCCGTGCTCTGGTCGTCGCGCTTTTCCTCAAGGGCTTTCCAGATGGCAGCGCGGGAGTATTTGCGTTGCCGCTGGCCCTCAACGACATCCGGCATCCAATCGCCTGCGTTCGCCTCGAGCGCTTGCAGCAAAGGCTCCAATTCGCGCTCGATTGCTGACTGCGGGTCGAAGGTGCTTTCGAAATCGAGCCGGAGGCGATCCTCCTCCTTCAAATCCGAGAGCTTCAGCCGCTTCATTGGAACAGCACCTCCACTGCTGGAGCCACATCCTTGGCGGCGCTCACTGCTGCCTGCAAGTCGGCTACGTCCTTGGGCTTGAGTGTGCCTCCTTGGTAGACGAGGCGGACCTTTTGAACCGGCACGTTGCTGCCCTCGCGCACGAGGTGTTGAAGGGATGGTCGGCGGATGTTCAGCGTCCCGCCGTAGTACCGCAGGGCTTCGCTCGCGTCCGCCTTCATCTGTGTCTTCAAGGCACCTTCTTCCAGCAGGCTGAGGTCGCGGCTCTTGAAGCTGAACGTCTCCACGCGGGGCGGTGTGCTGGCGAACGTACCCTCTTCGATGACGAGCACATCGGCGAAGCGCAGGCCCCTCTCTGGTGTTCTCACGCCCACATAGGTCTCGATGCGGGGCTGGAGGAAGTCCCCCAGGAAGCGGCGCTCCGCCCGGGGCCGTTGCGCGTCGATGCGCAGCAGTTCCACCATGATGCGCTCGAAAGCCAGCCCCCGGGCGAACCATCCCCGCATCCGCTCGTAGCCGGCCCAGGCCAGGGGCGGTTTCA
The sequence above is drawn from the Archangium gephyra genome and encodes:
- a CDS encoding esterase/lipase family protein, producing MKTVHRSCVVLLLWGALLAGCSVARVTVPPPTGDEVTILVPGYRGSFLVTEGPEPERAWLTVGQALSRGERTLALPFPGQRPVPSYGPLRPDGPMTQLSAFFISVDAYRSFMEFGREKLPGFVPFSYDWRKDIRESAGALCERIEQLVAEGGGKRKVNIVAHSMGGW